The following proteins are encoded in a genomic region of Nicotiana sylvestris chromosome 4, ASM39365v2, whole genome shotgun sequence:
- the LOC104224622 gene encoding uncharacterized protein, protein MTKQAEIQQKVVQNSNNTRSKKGEGVHAEEIRIEKQPIVIDTSAEKVNEGKSWANLVTGNTFAARGMGLSFVAPVIQNGEKIVELQKEEIEKEAEKWKITVIMYVVGDTPSIGAIERFIASQWNFVLKPKVYYHNDGFFVVRFKNEEEMNEVLYSGSCTIQNRPVITEAWTTDFDFNEEVLKTLSLWIKLPNLPLNCRGMDSLSRIGSGLEIPICADECTTKVERISYARILVEISITKPLPTKITVKDPSGRQFDQSVVYDWKPTYCSTCLQLGHNCQTKQAQPQMNKQQKQKQEWKPKEQEKQGSTIHKAQEAAENTEQVPKMQNTMKVTTEENKGWQAAKGK, encoded by the coding sequence ATGACTAAGCAAGCTGAAATTCAACAGAAAGTGGTACAAAACTCGAATAACACACGTAGTAAAAAGGGTGAAGGAGTACATGCAGAGGAAATTCGCATCGAGAAGCAACCGATCGTGATTGACACAAGTGCAGAGAAAGTAAATGAAGGTAAATCATGGGCAAATCTAGTTACTGGTAACACGTTTGCTGCTAGAGGAATGGGACTATCGTTTGTGGCACcagtgatacaaaatggtgagaAAATTGTTGAATTGCAGAAAGAGGAAATTGAAAAGGAAGCTGAGAAGTGGAAAATAACAGTTATTATGTACGTGGTAGGAGATACACCAAGTATTGGAGCAATTGAGAGGTTTATTGCATCGCAATGGAACTTTGTATTAAAACCGAAGGTGTACTACCATAATGATGGTTTTTTTGTAGTGAGATTCAAAAATGAAGAGGAAATGAATGAAGTTCTATACTCAGGATCATGTACAATCCAAAATAGACCAGTAATCACTGAGGCATGGACAACAGACTTTGATTTCAATGAAGAGGTACTGAAAACTCTGTCGTTATGGATTAAACTACCAAATCTGCCTCTGAATTGTAGGGGAATGGATTCCCTGAGTCGTATAGGGAGTGGATTGGAAATTCCAATATGTGCAGATGAATGTACAACAAAGGTGGAAAGGATATCCTATGCTAGAATACTTGTAGAAATAAGCATTACTAAACCATTACCAACAAAGATAACAGTCAAGGATCCGAGTGGTAGGCAATTTGATCAATCAGTTGTCTATGATTGGAAGCCAACGTATTGTAGTACTTGCTTACAATTGGGACATAACTGCCAAACTAAACAAGCACAGCCTCAGATGAACAAGCAACAAAAACAGAAGCaggaatggaaaccaaaagaACAGGAGAAACAAGGAAGCACAATTCATAAGGCACAAGAAGCAGCAGAAAATACAGAACAAGTACCTAAAATGCAGAATACAATGAAAGTAACAACAGAGGAGAACAAAGGATGGCAAGCGGCAAAAGGAAAATAG